From Spirosoma aerolatum, one genomic window encodes:
- a CDS encoding DUF2442 domain-containing protein, whose protein sequence is MNPRVIGVKPLEDYRLELLFTNQERKLFDVKPYLSIGIFQELRDTSVFNGIRAFNGSIVWPNDLDLDPDTLYLDSQSIS, encoded by the coding sequence ATGAATCCGCGCGTTATAGGCGTAAAACCGCTCGAGGATTATCGCCTTGAGTTACTATTTACGAATCAGGAACGAAAACTATTTGACGTAAAGCCCTATTTGTCTATCGGCATTTTTCAAGAATTACGGGATACATCTGTGTTCAACGGAATCCGCGCGTTTAATGGTAGTATAGTTTGGCCCAATGACCTTGATTTAGACCCTGATACGCTGTATTTAGATAGTCAATCGATTAGTTAG
- a CDS encoding GNAT family N-acetyltransferase, which yields MVCIRKATTIDKDAILQLHREVARISQGIARTEPEITEAYIETLIQTTARQGLMLVAIIDSEAVIAEIHASKYGLRIFDHILTGLTIAVHPAYQGKGIGKKLFQAFLDNVQQLFPEVSRVELESRSSNQKSIGLYQRLGFELEGRMKHKTRNQDGSYEDSLLMAWTKPGFVP from the coding sequence ATGGTTTGTATTCGAAAGGCAACAACTATTGACAAAGATGCCATCCTCCAACTCCACCGGGAAGTAGCCCGGATAAGCCAGGGCATTGCCCGCACCGAACCGGAAATTACGGAAGCCTATATCGAAACGCTTATTCAGACAACTGCTCGGCAGGGTCTTATGCTGGTTGCCATAATTGATTCGGAGGCAGTTATTGCCGAAATCCATGCATCCAAATACGGGTTGCGTATTTTCGACCACATTCTGACGGGTTTAACTATTGCCGTTCATCCAGCTTATCAGGGTAAAGGTATCGGTAAAAAGCTGTTTCAGGCCTTCCTTGATAACGTTCAGCAACTATTCCCCGAAGTAAGCCGGGTCGAACTCGAATCCAGATCCTCAAACCAGAAATCGATTGGCCTGTATCAACGTCTGGGTTTTGAGCTGGAAGGCCGGATGAAACACAAAACCCGAAATCAGGACGGCTCCTACGAAGACAGCCTGCTCATGGCCTGGACCAAACCGGGCTTTGTCCCTTAA
- a CDS encoding GNAT family N-acetyltransferase, with protein sequence MITITQATEHDLPTIQDIAHRTWPNTFGEILSPNQISYMLDMMYSLESLKSQVNDKQHVFLLAKDDTTQEFLGYSSYELNYKGQPLTKIHKIYLLPASQGKGVGRLLIDAVAEVAKANNNDRLGLNVNRYNKAIQFYERVGFSIVGNEDIDIGDGFLMEDFVMGKPL encoded by the coding sequence ATGATTACCATTACCCAAGCCACCGAACACGACTTACCTACTATTCAGGATATTGCTCACCGAACCTGGCCCAATACATTTGGGGAGATTCTATCCCCTAATCAGATTAGCTACATGCTCGACATGATGTACAGTCTGGAATCACTGAAAAGTCAGGTCAATGATAAACAGCACGTTTTTTTGTTGGCTAAAGATGATACGACCCAGGAGTTTCTGGGCTATAGCTCGTATGAGTTGAATTACAAAGGCCAGCCGCTTACCAAAATCCACAAAATTTATCTGCTCCCAGCCAGTCAGGGCAAGGGTGTGGGTCGTTTGCTGATTGATGCAGTGGCCGAGGTTGCCAAAGCCAATAACAACGACCGATTGGGACTGAATGTGAACCGCTACAACAAAGCTATTCAGTTTTACGAGCGCGTTGGTTTTTCCATCGTAGGGAACGAAGACATTGACATTGGCGACGGATTTCTGATGGAGGATTTTGTGATGGGAAAACCGTTATAG
- a CDS encoding DUF4159 domain-containing protein, whose protein sequence is MKPFFFTRIQYTSGDWDTDQRMPSNLMHSLVEYTTLAVDQKERVVQLSSPDLFKSPFCYLSGHKLVEFSAQERDHFKRYVQNGGFVFVDDCNHDVDGLFAKSFEQEMARTFGPKALQKIPNTHPIYTCFFKFDDGPPTTSFELNGWGDDLVHDYLKAIIVNGRIGVLYSNKDYGCEWDYDFRNKRFLAEDNTKFGVNIITYAMVYV, encoded by the coding sequence TTGAAACCATTCTTTTTCACCCGAATCCAGTATACCTCTGGCGACTGGGATACCGATCAACGAATGCCGTCTAATCTGATGCATTCACTGGTTGAGTATACTACTCTGGCTGTCGATCAGAAGGAGCGTGTGGTGCAACTGAGCAGTCCCGACTTGTTTAAAAGTCCGTTCTGCTACCTCAGCGGTCACAAACTGGTGGAGTTTTCGGCTCAGGAGCGCGACCATTTCAAACGCTACGTTCAGAACGGGGGCTTCGTTTTCGTCGACGATTGTAATCATGATGTCGATGGTTTATTTGCCAAATCGTTCGAGCAGGAAATGGCCCGCACATTTGGCCCGAAGGCCTTGCAGAAAATTCCGAATACGCACCCGATCTATACCTGTTTTTTCAAGTTTGACGATGGCCCACCAACCACCTCATTTGAATTGAACGGCTGGGGCGACGACCTGGTGCATGATTACCTGAAAGCCATTATCGTCAACGGGCGTATTGGGGTATTGTATAGCAACAAAGATTACGGCTGCGAGTGGGATTACGACTTTCGGAACAAACGCTTTCTGGCCGAAGACAATACAAAGTTTGGTGTCAATATCATCACCTACGCCATGGTATACGTATAA
- a CDS encoding Uma2 family endonuclease — MLSTCVNDLLEAPDAKLVIERAQVILADEAQRRKAFREWLRDDIKAEFINGEVIMPSPVKRRHLDASKYLENLLQNYVLLNDLGVVDSEKALVGLTRNDYELDICYWNQETASSFQDDQMEHPAPDLIVEILSKSTTGRDRGIKFEDYAAHGVGEYWIIDPVRKSVEQYQLDEATMAFASVATLYINDTLNALTIPGFQIPVQAIFDKKVNLDTLQLLMKKSA; from the coding sequence ATGCTCTCAACCTGTGTTAACGATCTGTTAGAAGCCCCCGATGCCAAACTGGTTATCGAACGGGCGCAGGTTATTTTGGCCGATGAAGCACAGCGCCGTAAAGCGTTCCGGGAATGGCTTCGTGACGATATCAAAGCCGAATTTATCAACGGTGAAGTCATCATGCCCTCACCCGTTAAACGGAGGCATCTGGACGCTTCTAAGTATCTGGAAAATCTCTTGCAAAACTACGTTTTACTTAATGACCTGGGCGTAGTCGATTCTGAAAAGGCCCTCGTCGGTCTGACACGTAATGATTATGAACTAGATATCTGCTATTGGAATCAGGAAACAGCCAGCTCATTTCAGGACGACCAGATGGAGCACCCAGCACCTGATCTGATCGTTGAGATTCTCTCAAAAAGTACAACTGGGCGCGACCGGGGAATTAAGTTCGAAGATTATGCCGCACACGGCGTTGGGGAATATTGGATAATTGATCCCGTTCGGAAATCGGTCGAGCAATACCAACTGGACGAAGCGACAATGGCTTTTGCTTCCGTAGCTACGTTGTACATCAACGATACACTAAACGCCCTTACCATACCCGGCTTCCAAATTCCGGTTCAGGCTATTTTTGATAAGAAAGTCAATCTGGACACCTTACAGCTACTCATGAAAAAATCAGCCTGA